From one Eleginops maclovinus isolate JMC-PN-2008 ecotype Puerto Natales chromosome 7, JC_Emac_rtc_rv5, whole genome shotgun sequence genomic stretch:
- the gpm6bb gene encoding glycoprotein M6Bb isoform X1: protein METSSEENQDQRQDKRGCFECCIKCLGGVPYASLVATILCFSGVALFCGCGHVALTGTVAILETHFSKVTSDHAMLTDIIQLMQYVIYGIASFFFLYGIILLAEGFYTTSAVKELHSEFKTTICGRCISGMFVFLTYILGIAWLGVFGFSAVPVFLFYNMWSTCATMKTSMANLTDIDSICVDIRQYGIIPWNATPGKACGSTLGDICNTSEFYLSYHLYIVACAGAGATVIALIHFLMILSANWAYLKDASQMHAYQDIKMKEERELQDITSRSKECLNSYT, encoded by the exons ATGGAAACTTCATCAGAAGAAAACCAAGACCAGAGGCAGGACAAAAGAG GTTGCTTTGAGTGCTGCATCAAATGTTTAGGCGGGGTGCCGTATGCGTCGCTGGTGGCTACAATCCTCTGCTTCTCCGGCGTGGCCCTGTTCTGTGGATGTGGCCATGTGGCTCTCACTGGCACCGTGGCCATCCTGGAAACCCACTTCTCCAAGGTCACCAGTGATCATGCCATGCTGACTGATAT AATACAGCTGATGCAGTATGTCATCTACGGCATTGCTTCATTTTTCTTCCTGTATGGAATCATTCTGCTGGCTGAGGGCTTCTACACAACAAGTGCTGTCAAGGAGCTGCACAGCGAGTTCAAGACCACCATCTGTGGCCGCTGCATCAGTGGAATG TTTGTCTTCCTCACATACATTCTGGGTATTGCCTGGCTGGGTGTGTTTGGCTTCTCCGCCGTGCCAGTCTTCCTCTTCTACAACATGTGGTCCACCTGTGCCACCATGAAGACTTCCATGGCCAATCTCACTGACATcgactccatctgtgtggatatTCGTCAGTACG GAATTATCCCATGGAATGCCACACCAGGAAAAGCCTGTGGATCTACGCTAGGTGACATCTGCAACACCAGCGAG TTCTACCTGTCCTATCACCTGTACATCGTAGCGTGCGCCGGGGCAGGAGCCACTGTGATCGCTCTG ATCCACTTCCTCATGATTCTCTCAGCAAACTGGGCCTACCTTAAGGATGCCAGTCAAATGCATGCCTACCAAGACATCAAAATGAAGGAAGAGCGGGAGCTGCAGGACATCACCTCTCGCTCAAAGGAATGCCTCAATTCCTACACATAA
- the gpm6bb gene encoding glycoprotein M6Bb isoform X2 codes for MGCFECCIKCLGGVPYASLVATILCFSGVALFCGCGHVALTGTVAILETHFSKVTSDHAMLTDIIQLMQYVIYGIASFFFLYGIILLAEGFYTTSAVKELHSEFKTTICGRCISGMFVFLTYILGIAWLGVFGFSAVPVFLFYNMWSTCATMKTSMANLTDIDSICVDIRQYGIIPWNATPGKACGSTLGDICNTSEFYLSYHLYIVACAGAGATVIALIHFLMILSANWAYLKDASQMHAYQDIKMKEERELQDITSRSKECLNSYT; via the exons ATGG GTTGCTTTGAGTGCTGCATCAAATGTTTAGGCGGGGTGCCGTATGCGTCGCTGGTGGCTACAATCCTCTGCTTCTCCGGCGTGGCCCTGTTCTGTGGATGTGGCCATGTGGCTCTCACTGGCACCGTGGCCATCCTGGAAACCCACTTCTCCAAGGTCACCAGTGATCATGCCATGCTGACTGATAT AATACAGCTGATGCAGTATGTCATCTACGGCATTGCTTCATTTTTCTTCCTGTATGGAATCATTCTGCTGGCTGAGGGCTTCTACACAACAAGTGCTGTCAAGGAGCTGCACAGCGAGTTCAAGACCACCATCTGTGGCCGCTGCATCAGTGGAATG TTTGTCTTCCTCACATACATTCTGGGTATTGCCTGGCTGGGTGTGTTTGGCTTCTCCGCCGTGCCAGTCTTCCTCTTCTACAACATGTGGTCCACCTGTGCCACCATGAAGACTTCCATGGCCAATCTCACTGACATcgactccatctgtgtggatatTCGTCAGTACG GAATTATCCCATGGAATGCCACACCAGGAAAAGCCTGTGGATCTACGCTAGGTGACATCTGCAACACCAGCGAG TTCTACCTGTCCTATCACCTGTACATCGTAGCGTGCGCCGGGGCAGGAGCCACTGTGATCGCTCTG ATCCACTTCCTCATGATTCTCTCAGCAAACTGGGCCTACCTTAAGGATGCCAGTCAAATGCATGCCTACCAAGACATCAAAATGAAGGAAGAGCGGGAGCTGCAGGACATCACCTCTCGCTCAAAGGAATGCCTCAATTCCTACACATAA
- the gpm6bb gene encoding glycoprotein M6Bb isoform X3 translates to METSSEENQDQRQDKRGCFECCIKCLGGVPYASLVATILCFSGVALFCGCGHVALTGTVAILETHFSKVTSDHAMLTDIIQLMQYVIYGIASFFFLYGIILLAEGFYTTSAVKELHSEFKTTICGRCISGMFVFLTYILGIAWLGVFGFSAVPVFLFYNMWSTCATMKTSMANLTDIDSICVDIRQYGIIPWNATPGKACGSTLGDICNTSEFYLSYHLYIVACAGAGATVIALLIYMMATTYNFAVLKFKSREDCCTKF, encoded by the exons ATGGAAACTTCATCAGAAGAAAACCAAGACCAGAGGCAGGACAAAAGAG GTTGCTTTGAGTGCTGCATCAAATGTTTAGGCGGGGTGCCGTATGCGTCGCTGGTGGCTACAATCCTCTGCTTCTCCGGCGTGGCCCTGTTCTGTGGATGTGGCCATGTGGCTCTCACTGGCACCGTGGCCATCCTGGAAACCCACTTCTCCAAGGTCACCAGTGATCATGCCATGCTGACTGATAT AATACAGCTGATGCAGTATGTCATCTACGGCATTGCTTCATTTTTCTTCCTGTATGGAATCATTCTGCTGGCTGAGGGCTTCTACACAACAAGTGCTGTCAAGGAGCTGCACAGCGAGTTCAAGACCACCATCTGTGGCCGCTGCATCAGTGGAATG TTTGTCTTCCTCACATACATTCTGGGTATTGCCTGGCTGGGTGTGTTTGGCTTCTCCGCCGTGCCAGTCTTCCTCTTCTACAACATGTGGTCCACCTGTGCCACCATGAAGACTTCCATGGCCAATCTCACTGACATcgactccatctgtgtggatatTCGTCAGTACG GAATTATCCCATGGAATGCCACACCAGGAAAAGCCTGTGGATCTACGCTAGGTGACATCTGCAACACCAGCGAG TTCTACCTGTCCTATCACCTGTACATCGTAGCGTGCGCCGGGGCAGGAGCCACTGTGATCGCTCTG CTGATCTACATGATGGCTACCACTTATAACTTTGCTGTTTTGAAGTTTAAGAGTCGAGAAGACTGCTGCACTAAGTTTTAA